Proteins co-encoded in one Coxiella burnetii genomic window:
- a CDS encoding phosphoglycerate dehydrogenase — MNYKILLLDNISPRGLEKFNPEKYTLLTECEEPDAILVRSCNLHDKKIADRVQVIGRAGVGVNNIPVRPLTLSGVPVLNTPGANANAVKELVITGILLASRHIYPALDYARHIEGDDETITHQVEKNKKRFSGFELPGKTLGIIGLGQIGVKVANAAIRLGMKAIGYDPAITVRSAWELSSEVAQAESLRDVLRNSDFVTVHVPLNTHTHHLINEEAIAQMKDNVVVLNFARAEIVDNQALAQALAKNKIQNYVCDFPSTIFKSFPQVICLPHLGASTKEAEENCAIMVVEQVQDFLENGYIRNSVNFPTSKLARTEGCRIAITNKNVPNMVAQVSTVLSQADINIIDMINKSRDEIAYTLIDVNKKIDQNILHQLQSIDGIIRVRLL, encoded by the coding sequence ATGAATTACAAAATCCTTCTTCTCGATAATATTTCCCCGCGCGGATTAGAAAAATTTAATCCAGAAAAATACACGCTTTTAACCGAGTGTGAAGAACCCGATGCGATTTTAGTGCGCTCTTGCAATCTGCACGATAAAAAAATTGCTGATCGCGTTCAGGTCATTGGCCGTGCTGGTGTCGGCGTTAATAATATTCCCGTTCGCCCACTGACTTTGTCCGGCGTTCCTGTATTAAACACGCCCGGCGCCAACGCTAACGCCGTGAAAGAACTGGTGATTACCGGCATCCTTTTAGCAAGCCGCCATATTTATCCCGCACTTGATTACGCGCGTCATATTGAAGGTGATGATGAAACGATCACTCACCAAGTGGAAAAAAATAAAAAACGTTTTTCTGGCTTTGAATTACCGGGGAAAACGTTGGGCATCATCGGATTGGGGCAAATCGGCGTGAAAGTTGCTAATGCCGCCATTCGATTGGGGATGAAAGCCATCGGTTATGATCCGGCTATTACGGTACGCAGTGCCTGGGAATTGTCCTCTGAAGTGGCGCAAGCCGAATCACTGCGGGATGTCTTAAGGAACAGTGATTTTGTGACAGTACACGTGCCCCTCAATACTCATACCCATCATTTGATTAACGAAGAAGCGATTGCGCAGATGAAAGATAACGTCGTGGTCCTTAATTTCGCCCGCGCTGAAATTGTGGACAATCAAGCGTTAGCCCAAGCCTTAGCCAAAAACAAAATCCAAAACTACGTTTGTGATTTCCCCAGTACAATTTTTAAATCTTTTCCCCAAGTTATCTGTTTGCCACACCTAGGTGCTTCCACCAAAGAAGCGGAAGAAAATTGCGCCATTATGGTGGTCGAGCAAGTGCAAGATTTTTTAGAAAACGGTTATATTCGCAACTCGGTTAATTTTCCCACCAGCAAGTTAGCGCGCACCGAAGGCTGTCGAATCGCCATTACTAATAAAAACGTGCCCAATATGGTTGCACAAGTTTCTACCGTTTTGTCACAAGCGGACATTAATATCATCGATATGATCAATAAATCCCGGGATGAAATCGCTTACACGCTCATCGATGTCAATAAAAAAATTGATCAGAACATCCTTCACCAGTTGCAAAGTATCGACGGCATTATTCGAGTGCGTCTTCTTTAA